The Candidatus Bathyarchaeia archaeon genome contains a region encoding:
- a CDS encoding A24 family peptidase C-terminal domain-containing protein, with protein MVNGLLDSLRLSLCLTFLSIASIYDLKFREVPDLVWIISAPVGLALSIASLVLSGANQISDMIAWIMTLIIVSGLSLALFYSGLWGGADAKAMICLAISMPTRLNIEFIKPIFEQRLQNVFPLPIPISTLNNSVLAAALLTAAMSLRNLIDLARSGGRIFEGLEKTSLLKKALAFTIGYRVKAEKLRSGKHHYMIMEEFSMEGDGSFKRNLKILRILGANNETKSKIPEGINGKIWVTPALPFLIFMEAGLIITVFLGDIIFWLTFNLLKSISI; from the coding sequence ATGGTTAATGGTCTACTCGATTCATTGAGACTAAGCCTATGCTTAACTTTTCTCTCCATAGCGTCAATCTATGACTTGAAGTTTAGAGAAGTCCCAGATCTCGTTTGGATCATTTCTGCGCCAGTAGGTTTAGCGCTCTCAATAGCATCATTAGTCCTAAGCGGCGCAAATCAAATCTCAGACATGATCGCGTGGATTATGACGCTAATTATAGTCTCCGGGCTATCGCTGGCATTATTCTACTCAGGTCTGTGGGGTGGAGCTGACGCAAAAGCCATGATCTGCTTAGCGATCTCGATGCCCACGCGCTTGAACATTGAGTTTATTAAACCCATTTTTGAGCAGCGTTTGCAAAACGTTTTCCCATTGCCAATACCGATATCAACATTGAATAATTCTGTTTTAGCCGCCGCGTTATTGACTGCAGCGATGTCTTTGAGGAACCTCATAGATTTAGCGAGAAGCGGTGGAAGAATATTTGAGGGATTAGAGAAGACTAGTCTTCTTAAGAAGGCTTTGGCCTTCACAATTGGGTATAGGGTGAAAGCTGAAAAATTGCGCTCTGGAAAACATCATTATATGATTATGGAAGAGTTTAGTATGGAGGGCGATGGTTCCTTCAAGAGGAATCTGAAAATACTCCGGATATTAGGCGCTAACAATGAGACCAAGAGCAAGATACCGGAGGGAATTAATGGAAAAATTTGGGTTACGCCAGCACTACCCTTCCTTATCTTCATGGAAGCCGGCTTGATAATAACGGTATTTCTAGGCGACATAATATTCTGGCTAACATTCAATCTTCTAAAATCAATATCAATTTAG
- the cysS gene encoding cysteine--tRNA ligase: MRIFNTLGMRKEEFKPLHEGEVRIYVCGPTVYDFIHIGNARAFIVADVIRRYLEYKGFKVTLVSNITDIDDKIIRRAQETGLSVQQIGEIYSDAYFEDMAALNIKKPDINPRATQHIPDMIMAVQKLIEKGYAYEVDGDVYFDVSKFSDYGKLSGNKMEALEAGARIEVNPKKRNPADFALWKARKEGEPGWYSPWGWGRPGWHIECSTMAMKYLGETLDIHMGGKDLIFPHHENEIAQAEALTGKPFARYWIHNEWLTVNGQKMSKSLGNFITVRDALKTYSPQILRFFLISAHYRSPIDFNEESMKVAKANVERIFGALERLLSLKERDESGKEDEKLVSQAREAKRRFEESMDDDFNMPLAIAAVFEIVKAVNAYADQNGEIGAATKKEVYEIFKTLVEDVLGIKIEIKKEDGEERQETILKSLIEVILEVRQEMRRRKEWKISDEIRDKLQKIGFIIEDTPKGTRWRVKEEI, encoded by the coding sequence CTGAGAATATTCAACACTCTGGGCATGCGAAAAGAGGAGTTCAAACCACTGCATGAAGGCGAGGTCAGAATATATGTCTGCGGCCCCACAGTATACGATTTTATCCATATTGGAAATGCAAGGGCGTTCATTGTAGCCGACGTTATACGCAGATATCTAGAATATAAGGGCTTCAAAGTTACTTTGGTGAGTAATATAACTGATATAGATGACAAAATAATTAGGCGCGCACAAGAGACGGGGCTAAGTGTACAGCAGATCGGCGAGATCTATAGTGACGCGTATTTTGAGGATATGGCTGCGCTAAACATAAAGAAGCCAGATATCAATCCGCGTGCAACACAACATATACCTGATATGATAATGGCTGTTCAGAAGCTCATCGAAAAAGGATACGCCTATGAAGTCGACGGAGACGTTTACTTTGACGTGTCAAAATTTAGCGACTACGGCAAATTATCAGGAAATAAAATGGAGGCCTTAGAGGCTGGCGCAAGGATTGAAGTTAACCCAAAAAAGAGGAACCCCGCGGACTTCGCATTATGGAAGGCGAGGAAAGAAGGTGAACCGGGATGGTATAGTCCTTGGGGTTGGGGTAGACCAGGATGGCATATTGAGTGCTCAACAATGGCCATGAAGTATCTGGGCGAAACATTAGACATCCATATGGGTGGAAAAGATTTAATTTTCCCGCACCATGAGAACGAAATAGCGCAGGCTGAGGCCCTCACTGGAAAGCCTTTTGCCCGATACTGGATACATAATGAGTGGCTTACTGTTAATGGTCAAAAAATGTCTAAGTCTCTAGGGAACTTCATAACGGTTAGAGATGCTTTGAAAACGTATAGCCCACAGATTCTAAGATTCTTCTTAATATCTGCGCATTACAGGAGTCCAATAGACTTCAACGAAGAGAGCATGAAGGTTGCCAAGGCTAATGTTGAGAGAATATTTGGGGCTTTAGAAAGACTTCTCTCTCTTAAGGAGCGGGATGAAAGCGGAAAAGAAGATGAGAAGCTGGTTTCTCAGGCGCGGGAAGCAAAAAGGAGGTTTGAGGAATCCATGGACGACGACTTTAACATGCCTCTAGCGATAGCTGCCGTATTTGAGATAGTTAAGGCAGTAAACGCCTACGCAGATCAAAATGGCGAAATCGGAGCCGCAACGAAAAAAGAAGTGTATGAAATCTTTAAAACGCTTGTTGAAGATGTTCTTGGAATAAAAATTGAGATTAAAAAAGAGGATGGCGAGGAAAGACAGGAGACAATACTGAAGAGTTTAATTGAGGTAATTC